A genomic region of Anas acuta chromosome 1, bAnaAcu1.1, whole genome shotgun sequence contains the following coding sequences:
- the ASCL1 gene encoding achaete-scute homolog 1, translating to MASGSPAGMASGAGQPPFLQPACFFAAAVAAAAAAAPPGAPPPQLSPAGGQPSPGGKPSAPRAAKRQRSASPELMRCKRRLNFSGFGYSLPQQQPAAVARRNERERNRVKLVNLGFATLREHVPNGAANKKMSKVETLRSAVEYIRALQQLLDEHDAVSAAFQAGVLSPTISPGYSHDMNSMAGSPVSSYSSDEGSYDPLSPEEQELLDFTSWF from the coding sequence ATGGCCAGCGGTAGCCCCGCCGGGATGGCGAGCGGCGCCGGGCAGcctcccttcctgcagcctgcctgcttCTTCGCCGCCGCCGTGGccgccgcagccgccgccgccccgccgggggcgccgccgccgcagcTGAGCCCCGCGGGCGGGCAGCCGTCCCCGGGCGGCAAGCCGTCGGCGCCGCGGGCCGCCAAGCGGCAGCGCTCGGCCTCGCCGGAGCTGATGCGCTGCAAGCGGCGGCTGAACTTCAGCGGCTTCGGGTACAGCCtgccgcagcagcagccggcCGCCGTGGCGCGGCGCAACGAGCGGGAGCGCAACCGGGTGAAGCTGGTGAACCTGGGCTTCGCCACGCTGCGGGAGCACGTCCCCAACGGCGCGGCCAACAAGAAGATGAGCAAAGTGGAGACGCTGCGCTCCGCCGTCGAGTACATCCgcgccctgcagcagctgctcgaCGAGCACGACGCCGTCAGCGCCGCCTTCCAGGCCGGCGTCCTGTCGCCCACCATCTCGCCCGGCTACTCGCACGACATGAACTCCATGGCGGGCTCCCCCGTCTCCTCCTACTCCTCCGACGAGGGCTCCTACGACCCGCTCAGCCccgaggagcaggagctgctcgaCTTCACCAGCTGGTTCTGA